A genomic window from Cardiocondyla obscurior isolate alpha-2009 linkage group LG02, Cobs3.1, whole genome shotgun sequence includes:
- the LOC139109858 gene encoding PHD finger protein rhinoceros-like encodes MDIGNERQPSPCDKKTAAQQQPPPRPKETAAQQQPPLHLKDLTPNLIIRRDNTRHHTVLQELAPAEPTREELIKRIKELEQEPAQAEPTKDDLIKRIKELEALMKKPPRWMKGKKNRGRGRGRGRGRGRGHGAGQTTHNQTLYFY; translated from the exons ATGGACATTGGAAATGAGCGTCAGCCGTCTCCTTGCGACAAAAAGACGGCTGCCCAACAGCAGCCCCCTCCTCGTCCCAAGGAGACGGCTGCCCAACAGCAACCGCCTCTTCATCTAAAGGACTTGACaccaaatttaattatacgaaggGATAACACTAGGCACCACACGGTGCTCCAAGAGCTCGCACCGGCCGAACCTACAAGAGAGGAGCTAATAAAAAGAATCAAGGAATTAGAACAAGAGCCCGCACAAGCCGAACCTACGAAAGATGACCTAATTAAAAGGATCAAGGAATTAGAAGCATTGATGAAGAAAc cACCACGATGgatgaaaggaaaaaaaaataggggcCGGGGCCGTGGTCGCGGACGTGGCCGCGGACGTGGCCATGGTGCCGGTCAAACCACGCACAATCagacattatatttttattaa